In Neofelis nebulosa isolate mNeoNeb1 chromosome 10, mNeoNeb1.pri, whole genome shotgun sequence, one DNA window encodes the following:
- the LOC131488599 gene encoding olfactory receptor 51H1-like gives MTMNSTASHANHHSFILTGIPGMSDKNPWMAFPLGFLYTLTLLGNGTILAVIKVDESLHEPMYYFLSILAVTDVSLSMSTSPSMLSIFWFNAPEIPFDACITQMFFIHGFGVVESGVLVSMAFDRFVAIRDPLRYASILTHDIIGKVGIAVLIRAVCVVLPVPFLIKRLPFCHSNVLSHSYCLHQDAMRLACASTRINSLYGLIIVIFTLGLDALIILFSYMLILKTVLGIASRTERVKALNTCLSHICAVLLFYVPLIGVTMIHRFGKHLSPVVHTLMANIYLLLPPVLNPIVYSVKTKQIRRRILHMFQGRKDRA, from the coding sequence ATGACAATGAATTCAACTGCATCACATGCCAACCACCACAGTTTCATTTTGACAGGTATCCCTGGGATGTCAGATAAAAACCCATGGATGGCCTTTCCCTTGGGATTTCTCTACACACTAACTCTCCTGGGAAATGGAACCATCTTAGCTGTCATCAAGGTAGATGAGAGTCTCCATGAGCCTATGTACTACTTCCTCTCTATCTTGGCTGTCACCGATGTTAGTCTCTCCATGTCCACCTCGCCCTCCATGCTCAGCATCTTCTGGTTTAATGCCCCTGAGATTCCCTTTGATGCATGCATTACACAGATGTTTTTCATCCACGGATTTGGAGTGGTAGAATCAGGAGTATTAGTGTCCATGGCCTTTGACCGTTTTGTGGCCATCCGAGACCCATTACGCTATGCTTCCATCCTCACCCATGACATCATTGGAAAGGTCGGAATAGCTGTCCTCATCCGGGCAGTCTGTGTGGTTTTGCCTGTGCCATTCCTTATAAAGCGGCTACCTTTTTGCCATTCCAACGTCTTGTCTCATTCATACTGTCTCCACCAAGATGCAATGCGGCTAGCCTGTGCCAGCACCCGCATCAACAGTCTCTATGGCCTCATCATAGTCATCTTCACATTGGGGCTGGATGCCCTCATCATTCTCTTTTCTTACATGCTCATCCTGAAGACTGTGCTGGGCATTGCTTCCAGAACTGAAAGGGTCAAAGCCCTCAACACCTGCCTTTCTCACATCTGTGCTGTGCTCCTCTTCTATGTTCCTCTCATTGGTGTCACCATGATCCACAGATTTGGGAAGCATCTATCACCAGTAGTACACACACTCATGGCCAATATCTATCTGTTACTCCCCCCTGTACTAAACCCCATTGTCTATAGTGTGAAGACTAAGCAGATACGAAGGCGGATCTTACACATGTTCcaggggagaaaagacagggCCTAG